A DNA window from Pongo abelii isolate AG06213 chromosome 2, NHGRI_mPonAbe1-v2.0_pri, whole genome shotgun sequence contains the following coding sequences:
- the RAP2B gene encoding ras-related protein Rap-2b, with the protein MREYKVVVLGSGGVGKSALTVQFVTGSFIEKYDPTIEDFYRKEIEVDSSPSVLEILDTAGTEQFASMRDLYIKNGQGFILVYSLVNQQSFQDIKPMRDQIIRVKRYERVPMILVGNKVDLEGEREVSYGEGKALAEEWSCPFMETSAKNKASVDELFAEIVRQMNYAAQPNGDEGCCSACVIL; encoded by the coding sequence ATGAGAGAGTACAAAGTGGTGGTGCTGGGCTCGGGCGGCGTGGGCAAGTCCGCGCTCACCGTGCAGTTCGTGACGGGCTCCTTCATCGAGAAGTACGACCCGACCATCGAAGACTTTTACCGCAAGGAGATTGAGGTGGACTCGTCGCCGTCGGTGCTGGAGATCCTGGATACGGCGGGCACCGAGCAGTTCGCGTCCATGCGGGACCTGTACATCAAGAACGGCCAGGGCTTCATCCTGGTCTACAGCCTCGTCAACCAGCAAAGCTTCCAGGACATCAAGCCCATGCGGGACCAGATCATCCGCGTGAAGCGGTACGAGCGCGTGCCCATGATCTTGGTGGGCAACAAGGTGGACCTGGAGGGTGAGCGCGAGGTCTCGTACGGGGAGGGCAAGGCCCTGGCTGAGGAGTGGAGCTGCCCCTTCATGGAGACGTCGGCCAAAAACAAAGCCTCGGTAGACGAGCTGTTTGCCGAGATCGTGCGGCAGATGAACTACGCGGCGCAGCCCAACGGCGATGAGGGCTGCTGCTCGGCCTGCGTGATCCTCTGA